TTTGGCATACGTTGAAACTGAACATCGTCCCAACTTTGAGCATAGCAACAACCATGAGATTCATTTTGATCGATCATATGAACTTGATCACGTATGGCTTGGAAATTTGTTAGTACACCATTACGTACTAAATCCCATTTCTTCGTTTTCACGCCTTCATCATCATACCCAACAGCACCTAAAGAACCTACTTGAGTTTTATCGGCAACAAGATTTACTACATCACTACCGTACTGGAAGTTTCCAGATTTTAATTTATCTAAAGATGCAAAACTTGTTCCTGCGTAATTAGCTTCATAACCTAATACACGATCTAACTCTAATGGGTGACCTACAGATTCGTGAATTGTTAGTCCTAAGTGATTAGGCTCTAAAACCAAATCATACTTACCGGCATCAACCGATTTAGCAGTTAATTTCTCTTTAGCCTGTTTTGCCGCAATGGTAGCATCTTCTACCATATCATAGCTATTTCTATATAAACGTAGACCTGCTGGTCCTTCTAATTTTTCAGATTCTAAGCCATCCATATATTCATAGCCCATACCTACAGGAGCACTCATGTTCTCTCTAGTCTTAAAGTTTCCTTTAGCTTTATCAATAGCAGTCACTCTAAACGTAGGCCATAATCGGTGAATATCTTGATCAATATAAGAACCGTCTGTAGAAGCAAAATACTTCTGCTCATTAACCATGAATAAAGCAGAGTTAACATAATCAGCACCATTGTCCAATGCAGCTGCGTTTGCAGTTAACAATAAATCTACTTTTTCTGAAACCGGTACCTCTTTGAAATTCTTTTTTATAGGTGTTTTCCAAGAAACCTCACCGTATGCATTTACAGGGGCTAGTTTAACTGGATCTTTTTGAATTTTTGAATTTGCTTTTGCAATAGCAACTGCCTGCTCTGTTGCCTTTTTAATTCCGTCTGCAGTAACACTATTTGTTGATGCGAATCCCCAAGTGCCATTAGCTATTACACGAATACCAATACCAAAAGATTCTGTATTCACTACATTTTGTACTTTATCTTCTCTAGTAAACACATACTGGTTTAAGTATCTACCAATTCTTGCATCTGCATATGTAGCACCTAAAGACTTGGCTGTATTTAGGGCAACATCTGCCATGTTCTTTTTAATCAAGACATCCATTCCTGGTTCTAGTAAAGCTTCCGTCGGGATATCATTACCTAGCAATAATGAAGGCATCATTAAAGCTCCGGCACCCAGCCCGGCGTACTGTACAAAATCTCTTCTTTTCATGTGTTAGTTTTAAATTGGTTCTTTATAATCTAATATGCAACCCCAAAGAATAACATATATAGTGAGTTCATTATGTATAGTTTTGGTTCTCGTTTTGTGAAATGAAAATCAAAAATTTACCAGAAGTTGAGAAGCGTATACTACACCATAAATTCTAGTCCTCTAAAAATAGACAGGGTTTTGTAACAATTATGTTAACCTTAACATAAAATATAACGGAAAGTGATGTTTTTGGGAATAATGGAAAAATAGGGGGGTGATTTTCTGTTCTTCGGAAGGATTGAGAAGAATAATTGTTATTGAATATTTAGAAGGATTTGGGATTGGTGCGAAATACTATTTTGTCAAACTTACACGACAAGGAAAACCAAAATGTCCAGATATTGGTTCACTATTAGCGTTTATTAGCTTAAAATCAGATAGCATTGAATCTAAAATTTTAATAATTTGAGATTTTATAATTTCTTCATCGGTCTGAATTTCATAATTTGAGACTAATCCATCTTCATCAAAGTAAAATTTAAACCAAATATTATATTCTAACTCTTTATTTTCTATTTGTTCCCAATCAAAGTATTTAAAAATATAGGTTGTTATCTTCCTCTTCGAACATGAATTATTACCCCAATTATTTAATAAGTCTTTACAGTCCTTGTAAACAAAGTATTTGCCAGTCTCCTTTGCGTGTTCTGTATCGACTTGAGAAAAAACCAATTGAGAAATCAGTAATAAAGTGATTTTAAAAAATTTTCTCATAGTGATTTAAATAATGGTTTGATATCACCCCACCTTTCAGTACATATTAAATGAAATATCAATAATCTCGAATCTACAGAATAACAATGCCTTTTTTATTCTTCAACTATAAATATTACTTTCTTTTTTTTTGATGTATTATAAAAATCTTTCGATTTTAATTTATTCTTTTTGAAAGATAAATTTCGTTTGAAATTTGATTCAAAATGATATATCGTATTAATATCAATACCTGTGATTTTTATAAAATTCAATTCTGAAATTTCAGTCAATTCTATAGATATGAGTGAACCTTGAAGAGAAGTCTGTACTATCGGATTTTCTATATCTTTAAATTTACTTTTTGGAATTTTCACTAATCCGTTATCTAAATCTCCATAAAAATACTCTTCGTTGTATTTAATATGTACAAATGCAAAATCTTCTTGTGTATCAATAATTTGAACAATCAAAGTGTCAGTTTTATTTACGCGATCATAAATTTTGGTAATTTGATTATCACTTTTGATTGCCTTTTCAGAATCTCCGAAACGTAAGAATAATCTATTTCTTTTTATTTCATAATTTCCTTCGCCATACCAAAGTTGTCCGTCATCAGTGTTATACTTATGCTCAAAAGTTTTTGATTCTGGATTTAAAAAATACCTGTTACTAAACATCGAAGAATTTTCCTGAGAGAAAACCAAAGTATCTTGCGCAAATAGTTGCATAGAAATAAATACAAAAATCGAAAACAGAAACTGTTTTTTCATAATCAAGGATAAGATTCTAGATGAGTACATGTTAAATACGTTCTTTTATTCGCTTATTTATGTATTCAGAATTTAAAAGAGATAAATAATCCAATTCAATCTCCATCCATTCCACCGATGTAGCAACACCTTTAATGATATTTATATTTTCTCTTCTTTTTTGAAACATGTTTATCCATTCGTCCGCTAACTTATTACCGAATTTATCTAGGTACTTTTTATTGATTGGAAACTCGAAATGATGTTTCATAAATTCCAAGTAGTCTTTATGCCTAAAAAACCAAATCTTGTTTAAGACTATATTTTCATTAACAAGAATTTTTTGTAATTCATAAAACTGCTCCAAGACATTGGGATAAAATATAAACAATAAATTTTCAGAAGATTCTCTTAGATTTTTGGTGATTAATTTTTGGATAAGCTTATCATCAAGAAGTTCTTCATTATTTATAATTTTCTGTATTTCATCACCTATTTCACTTTTACTCTGAGACTCTTTTCTAATTATGTTTTGAATATTAAATATTTGTAGGTTCATAGTTTCAGAAATAATTTTGGAAATATCATTTTTTGAAAAGCCCCAATCCACAAAGAGTATATCTAATTCTCTCATATTTTCATTTCGTTTTTTTTCCAGTTAAGCAGTAGATGTATTATACATACAATGAACACAAATACTAACACTTTACCAGTTATTCCAATCATTACCTGTCCTATATTCAATCCAAAACTCCAGTCACTTGGTAAATAATCTCGATGTAATGAAGTTGTTATAATAACCATCATTTCAAAGGATACCAAAAATATAAGGCTTAGTAATACTCTAGAAAATAAATTTTTAGCTATTCTTTTATACCATAGTAGCTGACTTAACAAGACCCAGAATAGTGGCTGTAACCAAATTCCAAACGAGTATTTCCCTGTTAATCTTTGAATAAAAGCTATTTTATCCATCTCATTTTCTATTTCTACGTAAGAAATAAAAAGTCTAAAAATCCATAATATCCCGAAAACTATACCTGAAAATATTACCACTTTAATTGCTGTTCTATCAAAGTCATTTAAAAACTCTTTATGTTTTGAAAAGTATCGAACCAAAAAGAATGCTATACTATAGAAACCAAAAGCAATGATTATATCAACTCTAAGTATTTCGGAAATAAAATGAAGTGATTCTATCAATTCTAAAAGTTATTTTAAAAGTGCTCAAACTTTGAAGTAAATATCATTTTTCCTCAATCTCCTCTACCGATGCATCTTATCCAGAATATTATTCAATATTACCACTACCCTTCTTTTCTCTCTTTTCTTTAAAAAATAGATTTAATCCATAAAGCATTAGTGCAAACCCGACCACCGAGTGAAGTGTATCTAAAATAAAATTTTCATTTATATAATCTATAAATCTGTCCGTCCTTAAAATCAAAATTCCAATAACAATATATACTTTAGATGATAATGCTCTCCAATCAAATTTCCAATCGTTATTAAGTGAGAAAAGTTTGTTCTCTGCTTTATAGTATAAATAAATACCATAAAACAAAGCTAAACCACCAATTAAAAATGTAATCCATGATGGTATTAATTTACCTGAATTATCTCCAAAACCTAAAAGGGTTATAAATAAGCCAAAGTAAATAAGTTGGGATGAAGTCTTCATTTTTGAAGTTTGTAATAATTACCTAACGTTCAGTGATTATTGAAATTGCGCGAAATGCATTGTTTTCACCTTAGTAATCTTTTTATCTACTTTTCTTTCTATTTTTTTACCCTCAATATTTTTCCATTCACATATTGAAAAATCAATTGATTTCCATGTTCGTCATAGCAAATCTCTTGTCCGTTTTTCTTCTTACCAGAATATTGACAACTATAGATTAGTTTTTTCTTTTCAAACTGCTCAACTAAAATCTTTTTCCCGTTTTCGTCATAACTTGATATTTGAATCCACTTACCTGATTTTGGATAATAAAACTCCTTTTCTTTTGACCAAGGCTTATATCGATTATAGTCGGTTCTGAATATTAGTTTTCTGTCAGAGCCTTTAAAATATTGATAATCAAACAAAATTATTCCATCATTATAAACTTCTTCAAAATAGACTTCTCTTTTTCTCCTTTTCATCTGAGTAACTCCAGTAAAACGGGCATTGTCTGAATATTTATAAACCAAATCATTTTCAATATAGACTTCATTTATATCCAAGGTATCCTGAGAACATACTTTTTGAAAAACTAAAATGAATACTAAAAAGTAAAAGCATTTAATGTGATTCATAACAGTTGCTGACTTTAAAATATGATTATCTAAAAATCCCCTACCTATGCATCTTATCCAGAATCTCAATAATCTCGGTTTTCTTACGGACGGATACCGGAACATTCTCTCCGTTCTTCAACATTAAATAACCACCATCGGTTTTTATATAGGCGCTGATGCATTGAAGATTCACTAAATGACTTTGGTGTACGCGTACAAAATCGTGACTACTTAAAAGGTCGGCAAAGTACTTTAAAGTCTTTGTTACGAATATCTTACGTTTATCTTGAAGATGAAAAATAGTGTTATTGCTATCAGATTCACACCGAATGATATCATCTAAACTAACAATGATAATCTGGTCTAGCGTGTGTAACGATATTTTATTGGGTTTTTTCTCCGGAGCAGAAATTGTCTCCTTTAAAATCTGTAGTCGTTCTTTATTAGGCTGCAATTGCTCTTTTGCTCTAGATATTGCCAAACTCAAATCTTCGTTTGAATAGGGTTTTAATACATAGTCGATTGCGGCAAATTTAAAGGCACGTATAGCAAACTCATCACTTGCGGTTACAAATATAATCTTGGATTTTAAATCGGGGAAAATCTCTAAAATATCAAACCCTGTACCATCACCCAGCATAATATCCAAAAACAAAATATCTGGTTGATTTTTACGCAAAACCTTGGCAGCTTCCACTACACTTTGTGCTGTGGCGATAATTTCAATATCTGTATGTTGCGTCTCTATATCCTTCTTTAAAAGGGTTAAAGCGTCAATCATGTCTTCTACTATTATCGCTGTATGCATAGGTTTCTAATAATCTGTTAGTAATGGTATTTTAAAGGTAATCTTGGTGCCATCAATGCTACCATCTTCATTCTTAATTTCACTTATGTGCAGGGTATTCTTTCCTGCTATTGATTCTAATCGTTCTTTGGTCACGGTCAATGCCATTGATTGATGGTCTGTTTTTGGCTTTTCATTTTGCGATTTAAAAATACCCAAACCATTGTCAATTATACTGCAATGCAAATGTGTTTTAGAAGTAGTAAACCCAATCGTAAGTTTACCTGGCTTATCTCCTTTTAAAATTCCATGTCTGATAGCATTCTCTACAAAAGGCTGAATCAACATTGGCGGAATTAAAATTTCTTCTGCATCAGGGTTGGTTTGAACATCAATGGCATACTCAAAAGGTTTTTGTGCCATCAGCTTTTCTACTTCTATATAATGCCGTAGCGCCTTAATCTCTTGATCTAAACTGATATGCTCCTTTCTTGAATTCTGAAGGGTTTCTCTAAGCAGAATGGCAAAGCTATTAATGGTCGCATCCATCTTTTCTGGTTTTGTTCCTGCCATAGCTTTTACCCCATTTAAGACATTGAATATAAAATGCGGATTCATCTGTAATTGCAATGCTTTCTGTTCTAAGGTTAGCAGGTAATTCTGAGTTTTCAAGCGCTCTTGTTCTGCTTTGTTCTTTGCTTTTATCTTACGAATGTAAAACAAGCCAATACCTAATAACACTACAATAGCCAATGCCAAAACAGACCATTGAAACCAGTCTTTTTTATACAACGGACTATCAATAAAAAAGCTGAATTTTATTGGCTCGCTTTCTTGCCATCTATAATTTCTAGATTGAGCAGAAAAGG
Above is a window of Maribacter aquivivus DNA encoding:
- a CDS encoding LytR/AlgR family response regulator transcription factor → MHTAIIVEDMIDALTLLKKDIETQHTDIEIIATAQSVVEAAKVLRKNQPDILFLDIMLGDGTGFDILEIFPDLKSKIIFVTASDEFAIRAFKFAAIDYVLKPYSNEDLSLAISRAKEQLQPNKERLQILKETISAPEKKPNKISLHTLDQIIIVSLDDIIRCESDSNNTIFHLQDKRKIFVTKTLKYFADLLSSHDFVRVHQSHLVNLQCISAYIKTDGGYLMLKNGENVPVSVRKKTEIIEILDKMHR
- a CDS encoding nucleoside monophosphate kinase, whose amino-acid sequence is MRELDILFVDWGFSKNDISKIISETMNLQIFNIQNIIRKESQSKSEIGDEIQKIINNEELLDDKLIQKLITKNLRESSENLLFIFYPNVLEQFYELQKILVNENIVLNKIWFFRHKDYLEFMKHHFEFPINKKYLDKFGNKLADEWINMFQKRRENINIIKGVATSVEWMEIELDYLSLLNSEYINKRIKERI
- a CDS encoding TldD/PmbA family protein yields the protein MKRRDFVQYAGLGAGALMMPSLLLGNDIPTEALLEPGMDVLIKKNMADVALNTAKSLGATYADARIGRYLNQYVFTREDKVQNVVNTESFGIGIRVIANGTWGFASTNSVTADGIKKATEQAVAIAKANSKIQKDPVKLAPVNAYGEVSWKTPIKKNFKEVPVSEKVDLLLTANAAALDNGADYVNSALFMVNEQKYFASTDGSYIDQDIHRLWPTFRVTAIDKAKGNFKTRENMSAPVGMGYEYMDGLESEKLEGPAGLRLYRNSYDMVEDATIAAKQAKEKLTAKSVDAGKYDLVLEPNHLGLTIHESVGHPLELDRVLGYEANYAGTSFASLDKLKSGNFQYGSDVVNLVADKTQVGSLGAVGYDDEGVKTKKWDLVRNGVLTNFQAIRDQVHMIDQNESHGCCYAQSWDDVQFQRMPNVSLEPGKDKYSISEMIKDVEKGIYIAGRGSYSIDQQRYNFQFGGTVFYEIKDGEIVGMLEDVAYQSNTQEFWNSCVKICDESDYRLFGTFFDGKGQPSQSSAVSHGSSTARFNDVNVINTGRTI